The Microbacterium sp. SORGH_AS_0862 genome has a segment encoding these proteins:
- a CDS encoding thiamine pyrophosphate-dependent enzyme, with the protein MSYSRFEAMKLLAARLADELVILSLGGAVDEWYNAAPHMREASLFQQQLGCVTPEAFGLAVGLPHRRIVSLDTDGGLLFNLGILATLGNERPENLFIVVWDNEQYQSIGGPATHTAKGRVDLAAIARGAGVEKAFTAETLEEFDAHCAAGLAASEPYIVVAKTDGILEPGIKRKHSDGREDKYIFVRHVEATEGISIMGPSEHN; encoded by the coding sequence ATGAGCTACTCCCGGTTCGAAGCCATGAAGCTGCTCGCCGCACGTCTTGCGGACGAGCTCGTCATCCTGTCCCTCGGCGGCGCCGTCGACGAGTGGTACAACGCGGCCCCGCACATGCGCGAGGCGAGTCTGTTCCAGCAGCAGCTCGGATGCGTGACGCCGGAGGCCTTCGGCCTCGCCGTGGGCCTCCCGCACCGCCGCATCGTCTCGCTGGACACCGACGGCGGCCTGCTGTTCAACCTCGGCATCCTCGCGACTCTCGGAAACGAGCGCCCGGAGAACCTCTTCATCGTCGTGTGGGACAACGAGCAGTATCAGTCGATCGGGGGACCTGCCACGCACACGGCGAAGGGACGCGTCGACCTCGCCGCGATCGCCCGCGGCGCGGGCGTCGAGAAGGCTTTCACCGCCGAGACGCTCGAGGAGTTCGACGCGCACTGCGCGGCGGGACTCGCCGCATCCGAGCCGTACATCGTCGTCGCGAAGACCGACGGGATCCTCGAGCCCGGGATCAAGCGCAAGCACTCCGACGGACGCGAGGACAAGTACATCTTCGTGCGCCACGTCGAGGCCACAGAGGGCATCAGCATCATGGGTCCGAGCGAGCACAACTGA
- a CDS encoding thiamine pyrophosphate-binding protein, protein MRADAVEAVIRGLKRAGVSVATYLPDSLLKELYPALDADPDIRTIPVTNEGEGAAIAGGVFLSGKRAVLVMENSGLRAATEHLARMGLGAGIPVVMIMSYRGEMGENNWWAIPHGITMEPLLKALRTPYTIVRDVDQLETAIVRAYDTAYASYYHAAIVLGGDLVR, encoded by the coding sequence ATGAGAGCCGATGCCGTCGAGGCGGTGATCCGCGGGCTCAAGCGAGCCGGCGTCTCCGTCGCCACGTACCTGCCCGACTCGCTGCTGAAAGAGCTGTACCCGGCGCTGGATGCGGACCCCGACATCCGCACCATCCCGGTCACGAACGAGGGCGAGGGCGCCGCGATCGCCGGCGGCGTGTTCCTCTCGGGCAAGCGCGCCGTGCTGGTCATGGAGAACTCGGGGCTGCGCGCCGCGACCGAGCACCTCGCCCGCATGGGACTCGGCGCCGGCATCCCCGTCGTCATGATCATGAGCTACCGCGGCGAGATGGGCGAGAACAACTGGTGGGCCATCCCGCACGGCATCACGATGGAGCCGCTGCTGAAAGCCCTGCGCACGCCGTACACGATCGTCCGCGACGTCGACCAGCTCGAGACGGCGATCGTCCGCGCCTATGACACCGCCTACGCGTCGTACTACCACGCCGCCATCGTCCTCGGAGGGGATCTGGTCCGATGA
- a CDS encoding NtaA/DmoA family FMN-dependent monooxygenase (This protein belongs to a clade of FMN-dependent monooxygenases, within a broader family of flavin-dependent oxidoreductases, the luciferase-like monooxygenase (LMM) family, some of whose members use coenzyme F420 rather than FMN.) yields the protein MTRIALGVFEMMNPSNGMPTWTHPDGRGDDWDRLDYWVELARELDAAGFDFLFFADTYGYATLEGRMPDEVAAHGIQFPALDPMLAIATLAQATERLGFVVTSPTTVEKPYGTARRFATLDRFTGGRIGWNVVTGSSQATTDQLFGVTETLDHDQRYDAADEFLDTCLRLWEHSWDDDAELRDRDRGVYADPAKLHRVEVAGTYQRAAGIFAVPPTPQRTPVLFQAGTSDRGRAYAARNAEAVFIQGQSIAAAKAHVDDIRAQAVTHGRDPHDIAVISGMTVTVAATEAEARALRDEYEAVLQRADAAVMFAGITGLDLTGIDPDTRVVDLRTDLGQTLIQRYARQNAEMRVGEILDQFRTKAIRGFQITGSPEQVADEIEAIVDGSGLDGLMLEPTFGGPAAYRAFIDLVVPVLAERGRVSAPAGATLREHFGGGPRLAATHRAHRLAARETASLPS from the coding sequence ATGACAAGGATCGCGCTCGGGGTCTTCGAGATGATGAACCCCTCCAACGGGATGCCGACGTGGACGCACCCGGACGGCCGCGGCGACGATTGGGACCGTCTCGACTACTGGGTCGAGCTGGCGCGCGAACTGGATGCGGCCGGGTTCGACTTCCTCTTCTTCGCCGACACCTACGGCTACGCCACGCTCGAGGGGCGGATGCCCGACGAAGTGGCGGCCCACGGCATCCAGTTCCCCGCGCTGGATCCGATGCTGGCGATCGCGACGCTCGCTCAGGCGACCGAACGCCTGGGCTTCGTCGTCACCTCGCCCACGACGGTGGAGAAGCCCTACGGCACCGCGCGTCGCTTCGCGACGCTCGACCGCTTCACCGGCGGACGCATCGGCTGGAACGTCGTGACCGGCAGCTCGCAGGCCACCACGGACCAGCTCTTCGGGGTGACCGAGACGCTCGACCACGATCAGCGCTACGACGCCGCCGACGAGTTCCTCGACACGTGCCTGCGTCTGTGGGAGCACAGCTGGGACGACGACGCCGAGCTGCGCGACCGCGATCGGGGCGTGTACGCGGATCCGGCGAAGCTGCACCGCGTGGAGGTCGCGGGCACGTACCAGCGCGCCGCAGGGATCTTCGCGGTCCCGCCCACCCCGCAGCGCACACCGGTGCTCTTCCAGGCCGGCACCTCGGACCGCGGCCGGGCCTACGCCGCCCGCAACGCCGAGGCCGTGTTCATCCAGGGCCAGTCGATCGCCGCCGCCAAGGCGCACGTCGACGACATCCGGGCGCAGGCCGTGACGCACGGTCGCGACCCGCACGACATCGCCGTGATCTCGGGCATGACCGTGACGGTGGCGGCGACCGAGGCCGAGGCACGCGCCCTGCGGGACGAGTACGAAGCCGTGCTGCAACGCGCGGATGCGGCCGTCATGTTCGCCGGGATCACGGGACTCGACCTGACCGGCATCGACCCCGACACCAGGGTCGTGGACCTGCGCACGGACCTCGGCCAGACCCTCATCCAGCGCTACGCGCGGCAGAACGCCGAGATGCGGGTGGGCGAGATCCTCGATCAGTTCCGCACGAAGGCGATCCGGGGGTTCCAGATCACCGGGTCCCCGGAACAGGTCGCCGACGAGATCGAGGCGATCGTCGACGGCTCCGGACTCGACGGCCTCATGCTGGAGCCGACTTTCGGCGGCCCGGCCGCCTACCGCGCGTTCATCGACCTCGTGGTGCCCGTGCTGGCCGAGCGGGGCCGGGTCAGCGCGCCTGCCGGCGCCACGCTGCGCGAGCACTTCGGCGGCGGCCCCCGCCTCGCCGCCACGCACCGCGCGCACCGCCTCGCGGCGCGCGAGACCGCATCCCTTCCGTCCTGA
- a CDS encoding aldehyde dehydrogenase, which translates to MTIALDHGPLRKRVARFLADDPGRLLIGGRWVAASATFASLDPATGETLAEVARAGAADVDAAVRAAGAALESPAWARMRPADRSKLLWRIADVMEEHLDDLAELETLDQGKSLGTARFGEVPAAISQFRYYAGWPTKITGETIPTSLTRTPEGKNVFAYTRREPVGVVAAIVPWNSPLIMTAMKLAPALAAGCAIVLKPAENTSLSALYLGRLLQEAGVPDGVVNIVTGYGHETGQALVEHRGVAKIAFTGSTAVGKKLVATASDRLARLTLELGGKSPSIILPDADLSAAVAGVSRGIFDNGGQVCVASARIYAHRDVYDEVVAGMAAAGDALRLGHGLAAGTDLGPLVSETQARRVAAYVDEGAADGVTVVTGGERTGSAGTFFTPTVLTDVPPHARLMREEIFGPVAVVTPFDDLDEVVGWANDSDYGLAASIWTEGLSSAHRVAARLQAGTVWVNCHSFLGPELPKGGHKESGWGYENGAQGLENYLETKSVVMVV; encoded by the coding sequence ATGACCATCGCGCTCGATCACGGCCCGCTCCGGAAGCGAGTCGCCCGCTTCCTCGCCGACGACCCCGGACGCCTGCTCATCGGCGGGCGCTGGGTCGCCGCATCCGCCACCTTCGCCTCGCTCGACCCGGCGACGGGCGAGACGCTCGCGGAGGTGGCCCGCGCCGGAGCCGCCGACGTCGATGCCGCCGTCCGCGCAGCCGGCGCCGCGCTGGAGAGCCCGGCCTGGGCGCGGATGCGGCCGGCCGACCGCTCGAAGCTGCTGTGGCGCATCGCCGACGTCATGGAGGAGCACCTCGACGATCTCGCCGAGCTCGAGACCCTCGACCAGGGCAAGAGCCTCGGCACGGCCCGCTTCGGCGAGGTCCCCGCGGCCATCTCGCAGTTCCGCTACTACGCGGGCTGGCCCACGAAGATCACGGGCGAGACGATCCCCACCTCGCTCACCCGCACCCCCGAGGGCAAGAACGTCTTCGCCTACACGCGGCGCGAGCCGGTGGGCGTGGTCGCGGCGATCGTGCCGTGGAACTCGCCGCTCATCATGACGGCGATGAAGCTCGCCCCCGCTCTGGCGGCCGGCTGCGCGATCGTGCTCAAGCCCGCCGAGAACACCTCGCTCAGCGCGCTCTACCTCGGTCGCCTCCTGCAGGAGGCGGGGGTCCCCGACGGCGTCGTCAACATCGTCACCGGCTACGGACACGAGACGGGACAGGCGCTCGTCGAGCACCGCGGCGTCGCGAAGATCGCCTTCACCGGCTCCACCGCGGTCGGCAAGAAGCTGGTGGCGACCGCATCCGATCGCCTCGCCCGCCTCACGCTCGAGCTCGGCGGCAAGTCGCCCTCGATCATCCTGCCGGATGCGGATCTGTCCGCCGCCGTCGCGGGCGTCTCACGGGGCATCTTCGACAACGGCGGCCAGGTGTGCGTCGCGAGCGCACGCATCTACGCGCACCGCGACGTGTACGACGAGGTCGTCGCCGGGATGGCGGCCGCGGGTGACGCCCTGCGACTCGGCCACGGGCTCGCGGCCGGCACGGATCTCGGCCCCCTCGTGAGCGAGACGCAGGCGCGACGCGTCGCCGCCTACGTCGACGAGGGCGCGGCCGACGGTGTCACCGTCGTCACCGGCGGCGAGCGCACCGGAAGCGCCGGAACCTTCTTCACGCCGACGGTGCTGACAGACGTTCCCCCGCACGCCCGTCTCATGCGTGAGGAGATCTTCGGTCCCGTCGCCGTCGTGACCCCGTTCGACGATCTCGACGAGGTCGTCGGTTGGGCCAACGACAGCGACTACGGGCTCGCCGCGAGCATCTGGACCGAGGGACTCAGCAGCGCCCACCGTGTCGCCGCACGCCTGCAAGCGGGAACCGTCTGGGTGAACTGCCACTCCTTCCTGGGGCCCGAGCTGCCCAAGGGCGGGCACAAGGAGTCCGGATGGGGGTACGAGAACGGAGCGCAGGGGTTGGAAAACTACCTCGAGACGAAGTCGGTGGTGATGGTCGTATGA
- a CDS encoding amidohydrolase: MPPTARLFLPDLVVTMDDERRVLTDAGVLVTGDTITDVAPRAELIAAHPDAERIELPDRLLMPGLMNAHHHSGMLRGTAEHLPVWEWLRLHIDPMHRVLRPDEAEAAAWLCYAEGLLSGTTTVVDMWRYMDGAARAASVLGNRVVTVNYVGEHPDFDYFDTLDDNERMLAEWTGAANGRVMPWVGLEHPFYADAAGQRRAIALANAYGTGLYTHCSESEIEIADFADRHGARPMFALEELGFFDVPRAMIAHAVWLDAAEVDLIAARGVGVSHNPVSNMKLASGMAPVAEMLAAGVNVGLGTDGEKENNNLDMFEEMKVASLLGKLRTMDAAAMDSWQVLGMATRGGAAAIGRGDELGALTPGRKADFVAVRTDTPRMTPFMPDGAYPNIHHNLVHAVRGSDVDMTVVDGEIVVRDGRLVNADLGELIDRVRALVPDLFARRSAWIEAQGELDGLFHGKATP, encoded by the coding sequence GTGCCTCCCACCGCGCGCCTTTTTCTACCCGATCTCGTCGTCACGATGGACGACGAGCGCCGCGTCCTCACGGATGCGGGCGTCCTCGTCACCGGCGACACGATCACCGACGTCGCGCCCCGCGCCGAGCTGATCGCGGCGCACCCCGACGCCGAGCGCATCGAGCTGCCCGACCGTCTGCTCATGCCGGGCCTGATGAACGCCCATCACCACTCCGGGATGCTGCGCGGCACCGCCGAGCACCTGCCGGTCTGGGAGTGGCTGCGGCTGCACATCGACCCGATGCACCGCGTACTGCGGCCGGACGAGGCCGAGGCCGCCGCGTGGCTCTGCTACGCCGAGGGGCTCCTGTCCGGCACCACGACCGTGGTGGACATGTGGCGCTACATGGACGGCGCGGCGCGTGCCGCATCCGTCCTCGGCAACCGCGTCGTGACGGTCAACTACGTCGGCGAACACCCCGATTTCGACTACTTCGACACCCTCGACGACAACGAGCGGATGCTGGCGGAGTGGACGGGAGCGGCCAACGGCCGCGTCATGCCGTGGGTCGGACTCGAGCACCCGTTCTACGCGGATGCGGCGGGTCAGCGCCGCGCGATCGCGCTGGCGAACGCCTACGGCACGGGTCTCTACACGCACTGCAGCGAGTCGGAGATCGAGATCGCCGACTTCGCCGACCGTCACGGCGCGCGCCCCATGTTCGCCCTCGAGGAGCTCGGCTTCTTCGATGTGCCGCGCGCGATGATCGCCCACGCGGTGTGGCTGGATGCGGCCGAGGTCGACCTCATCGCCGCGCGCGGCGTCGGCGTCTCGCACAACCCGGTCTCCAACATGAAGCTCGCCAGCGGCATGGCGCCGGTCGCCGAGATGCTGGCCGCGGGTGTCAACGTGGGACTCGGCACCGACGGCGAGAAGGAGAACAACAACCTCGACATGTTCGAGGAGATGAAGGTCGCCTCGCTTCTGGGCAAGCTGCGCACGATGGATGCGGCCGCGATGGACTCGTGGCAGGTGCTGGGCATGGCGACCCGCGGCGGCGCGGCGGCGATCGGCCGCGGCGACGAGCTCGGCGCGCTGACGCCGGGCCGGAAGGCCGACTTCGTGGCCGTGCGCACCGACACCCCCCGCATGACCCCGTTCATGCCCGACGGCGCATATCCCAACATCCACCACAACCTCGTGCACGCCGTGCGCGGGTCCGATGTCGACATGACGGTCGTCGACGGCGAGATCGTCGTGCGGGACGGCCGTCTCGTGAACGCCGACCTGGGCGAACTCATCGACCGCGTGCGTGCGCTCGTCCCGGATCTCTTCGCCCGCCGCTCCGCCTGGATCGAGGCGCAGGGCGAGCTCGACGGACTGTTCCACGGAAAGGCCACGCCATGA
- a CDS encoding helix-turn-helix domain-containing protein, with product MTTDALTEPDAAGPADAEAYIGVSLGRRIRAARTAKKLSMRALAGAAEISQPFLSQIEGGRTMPSILTLFKLAKVLDISPSELLPANEEPEPIHVVRRGEGELVPVSESDDGAVSRIISSAATRGATVQEYRIARAPYVGEWFESDGENTIYLVSGSLTVELEDRGAWTLTAGDALSHPGALRNRWRIDGAEPAALLLVHVAER from the coding sequence GTGACGACCGACGCCCTGACCGAGCCGGATGCGGCCGGCCCCGCCGACGCGGAGGCGTACATCGGCGTCTCGCTCGGACGCCGCATCCGCGCCGCCCGCACGGCGAAGAAGCTCTCGATGCGTGCACTGGCGGGCGCGGCGGAGATCAGTCAACCGTTCCTGAGCCAGATCGAGGGCGGCCGGACGATGCCGTCGATCCTCACCCTCTTCAAGCTGGCCAAGGTGCTCGACATCTCCCCGTCGGAGCTGCTGCCGGCCAATGAGGAGCCGGAGCCGATCCACGTCGTCCGTCGCGGCGAGGGGGAGCTCGTTCCCGTCTCGGAGAGCGACGACGGCGCCGTGAGCCGGATCATCTCCTCGGCCGCCACCCGCGGTGCGACCGTCCAGGAGTACCGCATCGCCCGCGCGCCGTACGTGGGCGAATGGTTCGAGTCCGACGGCGAGAACACGATCTACCTCGTCTCGGGTTCGCTGACGGTCGAGCTGGAGGACCGCGGTGCGTGGACGCTCACCGCGGGCGACGCTCTCTCGCACCCCGGAGCACTGCGCAACCGCTGGCGCATCGACGGCGCCGAGCCGGCCGCGCTCCTGCTCGTGCACGTCGCCGAGCGCTGA